Proteins encoded by one window of Cylindrospermum stagnale PCC 7417:
- a CDS encoding glycosyltransferase family 4 protein, which yields MKITLVISHFGHGGAERVLVLLAKAFGDQGHEVKVVTLSTTETDFYSLPKGTYRLALGMMRTSPNLLNALGNNFYRLLKLRHAICSTDPDIVISFLTEANVLTLLSLIATKYPIIATEHNDPRFIACGKIWDWLRRFTYPYAAKIVSVSRGVNDAFDWLAINKKTVIYNPFLRVEDQEIITDLPKGFDINKKWVISMGRLSEQKGFDILLSAFAKIADRHPTWQLLILGKGNIQQQEKLEKMKEDLGLTKQVILPGAIKNPFPILKKAKLFVMASRREGFPMAHGEAMACGLPVIATDCHSGPREIIRHNLDGILVPNEDISALATAMDHLMSNEKERQRLAIRAPEVTERFSLENVISMWEALFKKVLSNNN from the coding sequence ATGAAAATAACATTAGTAATTTCACATTTTGGACATGGCGGTGCAGAACGAGTTTTAGTTTTGCTCGCCAAAGCATTTGGAGACCAAGGACATGAAGTTAAAGTGGTGACGCTATCGACAACAGAAACTGATTTTTACAGCTTACCAAAGGGTACCTATAGATTAGCTTTAGGAATGATGAGAACCTCTCCAAACCTGCTTAATGCTTTAGGAAATAATTTCTACAGATTGTTAAAATTGAGGCACGCCATTTGCTCTACAGACCCTGATATAGTTATCTCGTTTTTAACTGAAGCTAATGTTTTGACATTACTATCTCTAATTGCAACGAAGTATCCTATAATTGCCACTGAACATAACGATCCACGGTTTATTGCTTGTGGAAAAATTTGGGACTGGTTACGACGTTTTACCTATCCTTATGCAGCTAAAATTGTCAGCGTTAGCAGAGGAGTTAATGACGCATTTGACTGGTTAGCAATAAACAAAAAAACAGTAATATACAATCCATTTTTACGGGTAGAAGATCAAGAAATAATAACCGATTTACCTAAAGGTTTTGACATCAATAAAAAATGGGTTATTAGTATGGGTAGGCTAAGTGAACAAAAGGGTTTTGATATTTTGTTATCGGCATTTGCAAAAATTGCTGATCGGCATCCGACTTGGCAGTTGTTAATTTTAGGAAAAGGGAATATCCAGCAGCAAGAGAAACTGGAAAAAATGAAAGAAGATTTAGGTTTAACTAAGCAAGTAATTTTACCCGGAGCTATTAAAAATCCATTTCCTATCTTAAAGAAAGCCAAGCTATTTGTTATGGCTTCGCGCCGAGAGGGTTTTCCTATGGCTCATGGTGAAGCTATGGCTTGTGGTCTACCAGTTATTGCTACAGATTGTCATAGTGGTCCAAGGGAAATTATTCGTCACAATCTAGATGGTATCTTAGTACCCAATGAAGATATATCAGCATTAGCTACGGCAATGGATCATTTAATGTCTAATGAAAAAGAGCGGCAACGTTTAGCAATTCGTGCACCAGAAGTAACTGAAAGATTCAGTTTGGAAAATGTTATTTCAATGTGGGAAGCATTATTCAAAAAGGTATTAAGTAATAATAATTAA
- a CDS encoding O-antigen ligase family protein, which yields MTVKVKSSSNNNLLLYYQCLLSVLFVLFFYTEADNHLFGLGITPRPYEMVIAYGLLAIPLLPGFMSKNIKYVPKSTFQWLGLYSLLTIIYYLFSSHYNEVVQQELSDRILAVIFLLIALLIFAGKNLVQLCVKWALFCTIFWNIYTYVYEVLNPGVWQTFMTLNPSGRPAGFYVDANKAACALIPSMIFSIDLVPQKYRLPFILIVIFGVIITFSRGATLCILILILLLIYNKMLSKKAIIYFITFGLIMAINSYNFASFVENQASNSGLLNKDLETRLSIFSNPSSDASDDTSRVDIIGFAWEKIMAKPLFGNGIGYVHEWGEILPHNMYLYFMVEHGILGIMILPLLIISVTKNAYGESKKISFMFGVFILIWSIFSHTVLLDRQNLMLFALTGIMSKSSYLNHICPRNNI from the coding sequence ATGACAGTAAAAGTAAAATCATCGTCAAATAACAATTTACTTTTGTATTATCAGTGTCTTTTATCCGTGCTATTTGTGCTATTTTTCTACACAGAAGCGGATAATCATTTATTCGGTTTAGGAATTACACCTCGTCCTTATGAAATGGTAATAGCTTATGGGCTATTAGCCATACCATTACTTCCTGGCTTTATGTCTAAGAATATTAAGTATGTCCCTAAATCAACATTTCAATGGCTAGGGTTATATTCATTATTAACTATAATTTATTATTTATTTTCTAGTCATTATAATGAGGTTGTCCAACAGGAATTAAGTGATCGAATATTAGCAGTAATATTTTTATTGATAGCACTATTAATTTTTGCTGGAAAAAACTTGGTTCAATTATGTGTAAAATGGGCATTATTTTGTACTATATTCTGGAACATTTATACTTATGTTTATGAAGTATTAAATCCAGGGGTATGGCAGACTTTTATGACATTAAATCCATCCGGTCGTCCAGCAGGATTTTATGTAGACGCTAATAAAGCAGCCTGTGCATTAATTCCAAGCATGATTTTTTCAATTGATTTAGTACCACAAAAGTATAGATTACCATTTATTTTGATAGTAATTTTTGGTGTAATTATAACGTTTTCGCGAGGAGCAACTCTTTGTATCTTAATTTTAATTTTGCTGTTGATTTACAATAAAATGTTATCTAAAAAGGCAATTATTTATTTTATTACATTTGGATTAATCATGGCTATTAATAGTTATAATTTTGCATCTTTTGTTGAAAATCAAGCTTCAAATTCGGGTCTATTAAATAAGGATTTAGAAACAAGACTTTCCATTTTTTCTAATCCTAGCTCTGATGCTTCCGATGATACATCTCGTGTGGATATAATTGGTTTTGCTTGGGAAAAAATTATGGCAAAACCTTTGTTTGGAAATGGAATTGGTTATGTGCATGAGTGGGGAGAAATACTGCCACATAATATGTATTTATATTTTATGGTTGAACATGGAATTTTAGGAATAATGATTCTACCTTTATTAATTATATCAGTAACTAAAAATGCCTATGGAGAATCTAAAAAAATCAGCTTTATGTTTGGGGTTTTTATTTTAATATGGTCAATATTTAGCCACACAGTTCTTTTAGATCGTCAGAATTTAATGTTATTTGCTCTAACAGGTATCATGTCCAAATCTAGCTATTTAAATCATATTTGTCCAAGGAATAATATATGA
- the murJ gene encoding murein biosynthesis integral membrane protein MurJ has protein sequence MLLQKISKIWKYLTQGSVNRQILGASIIVGSLTLFVKSAGVIKELIVAWKFGTGDNIDAFLIALLVPSFIINVVAGSFHAILIPKYIQVQEQEGKKASQRLFSGVTIWALGLLVITTILMLVTAPFYLPLIATGFDQQKLELTFHLLYVIAPIISLNGITVIFSAVLNAGEHFALAAITPMVTSGITIIFLLGFESYGSSTLVAGLICGAVVEIAVLAAGLKHQGISIRPKWYGFNPHLLQVISQYMPTVAGSFLMCSAGLVDKSMAAMLSPGSVAALSYSDRLVTLPIFLITTALNTVVVPYFSKMVTNNDWAGIRHTLKHYLQLIFLVTVPLTGVLITFSEPITRLLLQRGSFTASDTQIVAQIQNLYALQIPFYVSAVFIVKLIISLQKNHILMWGSGLNLIVNITANLFFMHFLGIKGIALSTSCVYLTSFCFLLFFAFKYLKQIELNQESKSV, from the coding sequence ATGCTATTACAAAAAATTAGTAAAATATGGAAATATTTAACTCAAGGCTCCGTCAATCGCCAAATATTGGGTGCATCTATCATAGTTGGTTCATTAACATTATTTGTCAAAAGTGCTGGTGTTATTAAAGAATTAATCGTTGCCTGGAAGTTTGGAACTGGCGATAACATTGATGCATTTTTAATTGCCTTGCTGGTTCCTTCTTTTATTATTAATGTAGTAGCCGGCTCTTTTCATGCGATCCTCATACCCAAGTATATTCAGGTACAAGAGCAAGAAGGGAAAAAAGCAAGTCAAAGGCTTTTTTCTGGAGTGACAATTTGGGCATTGGGACTACTGGTCATTACCACCATACTCATGCTGGTTACCGCGCCATTTTATCTACCGCTAATTGCTACAGGCTTCGATCAGCAAAAATTAGAACTGACGTTTCATCTGTTATATGTGATCGCGCCTATTATTTCGCTCAATGGAATTACCGTCATCTTTAGTGCTGTCTTGAATGCAGGAGAGCATTTTGCACTAGCAGCTATCACCCCAATGGTGACATCAGGAATTACCATCATATTCCTCTTAGGGTTTGAGTCTTATGGAAGTTCTACCTTAGTTGCAGGATTAATCTGTGGTGCAGTAGTAGAAATCGCAGTTTTAGCAGCAGGACTAAAACACCAAGGAATTTCTATACGTCCAAAATGGTATGGTTTTAATCCTCACCTGCTTCAGGTTATCAGCCAGTATATGCCCACAGTTGCCGGGTCTTTTTTGATGTGTAGCGCTGGTCTAGTGGATAAATCGATGGCAGCAATGTTATCCCCTGGAAGTGTAGCAGCACTAAGCTACAGTGATAGGCTTGTTACTTTACCGATATTTTTAATTACTACAGCATTGAATACTGTAGTGGTTCCCTATTTCTCCAAAATGGTAACTAATAATGATTGGGCCGGTATACGTCATACACTTAAACATTATCTGCAATTAATATTTTTAGTGACTGTGCCACTAACAGGAGTCTTGATTACGTTTTCTGAACCAATTACCCGACTTCTATTACAAAGAGGTTCTTTTACAGCTAGTGATACTCAAATAGTTGCTCAAATTCAAAATCTTTACGCGTTGCAAATTCCTTTTTATGTTTCCGCAGTTTTTATAGTTAAATTAATTATTTCTCTGCAAAAAAATCACATTTTAATGTGGGGTTCTGGATTAAATTTAATAGTCAATATTACTGCAAATTTATTTTTTATGCATTTTCTAGGTATTAAAGGAATTGCGTTGTCCACTAGTTGTGTATACTTGACATCATTTTGTTTTTTATTATTCTTTGCTTTCAAGTATTTGAAACAAATTGAACTGAATCAAGAAAGTAAATCTGTCTAA
- the infC gene encoding translation initiation factor IF-3: MPVIEKKRTRDLPQINERIRFPKIRVIDTDGAQLGIMPPQEALQLAEEKELDLVLLSDKADPPVCRIMDYGKYKFEQEKKAREARKKQHTADVKEVKMRYKIEEHDYNVRVKQAERFLKDGDKVKATVMFRGREIQHSDLAEDLLKRMATDLEPFGEVQQAPKKEGRNMMMLLSPKK, translated from the coding sequence ATGCCTGTGATTGAGAAAAAACGAACTCGCGATCTGCCCCAAATTAATGAACGGATTCGCTTCCCGAAAATTCGGGTTATTGACACTGATGGCGCCCAACTGGGAATTATGCCGCCGCAGGAAGCACTACAACTAGCAGAAGAAAAAGAACTAGATCTGGTGCTACTCAGTGACAAAGCTGACCCACCGGTTTGCCGGATCATGGACTATGGGAAATACAAGTTTGAGCAGGAAAAAAAGGCGCGGGAAGCCCGGAAGAAGCAGCACACGGCTGACGTAAAGGAAGTGAAGATGCGCTACAAGATAGAAGAACACGACTATAACGTGCGTGTTAAGCAAGCAGAGCGCTTTCTGAAAGATGGCGATAAAGTCAAAGCTACTGTGATGTTCCGGGGTCGAGAAATTCAACACAGTGATTTAGCAGAAGATTTGCTCAAGCGGATGGCAACTGATTTGGAGCCATTTGGTGAAGTGCAGCAAGCGCCGAAAAAAGAAGGACGCAACATGATGATGCTCCTCTCACCCAAAAAGTAA
- a CDS encoding alpha/beta fold hydrolase, protein MTTAIHWQQRVGNQRDWVWRGWQTRYTYIRPGQNQQKNTPIILLHGFGASIGHWRHNLEVLGEHHTVYALDMLGFGASEKAPVNYSIGLWVEQVYDFWKAFIRQPVVLVGNSNGSLISLAAAAAHPDMVQGIVMMSLPDPALEQEAIPVVLQPIVRAIKNIVASRLILKPVFHLVRRPGVLRRWASLAYANPEAITDELIDILAGPPQDRGSARAFAALFKATIGINFSPSVKLVLPNLTIPMLLIWGQKDRFVPPVLASQFALCNEKLELLNLEDVGHCPHDESPEQVNQAILAWLERTVGDRDSRRLLSNRQ, encoded by the coding sequence GTGACCACCGCAATACATTGGCAGCAACGGGTTGGTAATCAAAGGGACTGGGTTTGGCGGGGTTGGCAAACCCGCTACACCTACATTCGTCCTGGACAAAATCAGCAAAAAAACACCCCCATAATTCTGCTACATGGGTTTGGCGCTTCCATTGGTCATTGGCGACATAATTTAGAGGTTTTGGGCGAACACCACACAGTCTACGCCCTGGATATGCTGGGTTTTGGCGCTTCGGAAAAAGCCCCAGTTAATTACAGCATCGGACTCTGGGTAGAGCAGGTTTACGACTTTTGGAAGGCATTCATCCGCCAACCAGTGGTATTGGTAGGCAATTCCAATGGTTCGCTGATTTCCTTAGCCGCTGCCGCCGCTCATCCCGACATGGTGCAAGGCATCGTGATGATGAGTTTGCCTGATCCTGCACTGGAACAAGAGGCGATCCCCGTTGTCCTCCAACCCATTGTTAGGGCTATTAAAAATATTGTCGCTTCGAGGCTGATACTAAAACCTGTGTTTCACTTAGTGCGCCGGCCTGGTGTGCTGCGTCGCTGGGCTAGTTTGGCCTACGCTAACCCAGAGGCGATCACCGATGAACTCATAGACATTTTAGCTGGGCCTCCCCAAGACCGGGGTTCTGCCCGTGCTTTTGCTGCCCTCTTCAAAGCTACAATTGGCATCAACTTCAGTCCCAGTGTCAAGTTAGTTTTACCAAACTTAACAATTCCTATGCTCTTAATTTGGGGGCAAAAAGACCGATTTGTACCCCCTGTATTGGCTAGCCAGTTTGCTTTGTGCAACGAGAAATTAGAACTGCTCAATCTAGAAGATGTGGGACACTGTCCTCATGATGAGTCGCCAGAACAGGTCAACCAGGCGATTTTGGCTTGGCTTGAGAGAACAGTAGGCGATCGCGATTCGCGCCGTTTATTAAGCAATCGCCAGTAG
- the ilvN gene encoding acetolactate synthase small subunit — MKHTLSVLVEDEAGVLSRISSLFARRGFNIESLAVGPAEQGGVSRITMVVPGDDRVIEQLTKQLYKLVNVLKVQDITEIPCVERELMLLKVNATSSNRSEVIELSQIFRARVVDVAEDSLTLEVVGDPGKMVAIVQVLQKFGLREIARTGKIALTRESGVNTELLKSLEAKV, encoded by the coding sequence ATGAAACATACACTTTCAGTGCTCGTAGAAGATGAAGCGGGGGTTCTATCCCGCATTTCTAGTTTATTTGCCCGTCGCGGCTTTAATATTGAAAGCCTTGCTGTTGGCCCAGCTGAACAGGGAGGAGTTTCCCGAATTACAATGGTTGTACCTGGAGACGATCGCGTAATCGAGCAACTCACCAAGCAACTATACAAACTCGTTAACGTCCTCAAAGTACAAGACATTACCGAAATTCCTTGCGTAGAGAGAGAATTGATGCTTTTGAAGGTGAATGCTACCAGCAGCAATCGCTCAGAAGTGATCGAACTGTCTCAAATTTTCCGGGCGCGAGTCGTAGACGTGGCGGAAGATTCTCTGACTCTAGAAGTTGTCGGCGATCCAGGGAAGATGGTGGCGATCGTGCAAGTGTTGCAAAAATTTGGACTCAGGGAAATCGCCCGCACTGGCAAAATTGCTCTCACTCGTGAATCGGGTGTGAATACTGAGTTGCTCAAGTCTTTGGAAGCAAAGGTTTAG
- a CDS encoding phospholipid-binding protein, translating to MGWLQRLFGLEKPENAQVNPTPQPVPQAPTATATATQAIPPERLGLNGEYDQSGLAKRVALAFDQDPQLDDVNTLWVAQTGSTVVLKGKVPSQAILNKMTSVARSVNGTTDVDSTQVSIG from the coding sequence ATGGGTTGGTTACAAAGACTTTTTGGATTGGAAAAACCGGAAAATGCCCAAGTAAATCCGACGCCACAGCCGGTGCCACAAGCTCCTACTGCCACCGCGACTGCAACGCAAGCAATTCCCCCAGAGCGTCTTGGATTGAATGGAGAGTATGACCAGAGTGGGTTGGCAAAACGAGTGGCATTGGCCTTTGATCAAGATCCCCAACTTGATGATGTTAATACCCTCTGGGTTGCTCAGACTGGAAGCACTGTAGTCTTAAAAGGCAAAGTTCCTAGTCAGGCTATTCTCAACAAGATGACTTCTGTCGCCCGGTCAGTAAATGGCACTACAGACGTTGACTCTACCCAAGTCTCAATTGGCTAG
- a CDS encoding polysaccharide biosynthesis protein, protein MNSLSFISQGIVQKSINSILSKLLKMRNRHLFLFDIIVFFITPLLALLLHLDGNLYLHADISELAIATILFLVVKLIVFGSCGFYRRYWRYASIEELTYIAILMVSAVFIQIMLFEAIHYIPNFSVNTLPQSLPLIDGFLSCIFIGGLRFSFRVVERVIQQKAVFSPRERVLIIGAGSAGVSLVQDMQRNPQLGFHAVAFIDDDPQKLNAHIRGIPVVGDRYQIPDIVKSFQIHKVIIAMPMVAGKIIRETVDICKVTGTQTSTLPGIHEILNNPVRVDSIRDVRIEDLLRREPVQTNIERVFQFLLGKKVLITGSGGSIGSELCRQIFQCSPAEIILIGHGENSVFNIQQELEQLAHVLKTDNKGQRNTPRISTFIADIRFQSRLEHAFEQFQPDVIFHAAAHKHVPLMELNPAEAITNNVIGTKNLIDLALQYNVKHFVMISTDKAVNPTNVMGASKRVAEMLVLQAAKQSGNHYVAVRFGNVLGSRGSVVPTFKKQIASGGPVTVTHPNITRYFMTIPEAVQLVLQAAVIGHGGEVLMMNMGEPVKIVDLAKELIHLSGYEVNKDIDIVFTGLRPGEKLFEELFIEGEEYEQTQHKKLFIVKNASRIIPENLAINVEVLCKAATKNDVNTILFLMEQLVIGYSPKYLQNNMAVK, encoded by the coding sequence ATGAATTCCTTATCTTTTATTTCTCAAGGAATCGTTCAAAAATCGATTAACAGTATACTGAGTAAATTGCTGAAGATGAGAAACAGGCATTTGTTTCTTTTTGATATCATTGTTTTTTTTATCACTCCATTATTAGCTCTACTTTTGCATTTAGATGGAAATCTCTATCTACATGCAGATATATCAGAACTAGCGATCGCCACAATTTTGTTTTTAGTAGTCAAACTAATTGTATTTGGGAGTTGTGGATTTTATCGGCGTTACTGGCGTTATGCCAGTATTGAGGAACTGACATATATAGCCATATTGATGGTGAGTGCGGTATTCATCCAAATAATGCTATTTGAAGCTATTCATTACATACCAAACTTTTCTGTTAATACTCTGCCACAATCACTACCATTGATTGATGGGTTTCTGTCATGTATTTTCATTGGGGGGCTGCGTTTTAGTTTTCGGGTTGTAGAAAGAGTCATTCAACAAAAAGCAGTATTTAGTCCACGGGAGCGGGTGCTGATTATTGGTGCTGGTAGTGCGGGAGTTTCTCTTGTGCAAGATATGCAAAGAAATCCCCAACTAGGTTTTCATGCTGTTGCTTTTATTGACGACGATCCTCAAAAATTAAACGCACACATTCGGGGAATTCCTGTAGTAGGAGATCGCTACCAAATTCCTGATATTGTGAAATCTTTCCAAATCCATAAAGTTATCATTGCCATGCCTATGGTTGCCGGAAAAATAATTCGAGAAACTGTAGATATTTGCAAAGTAACTGGAACACAGACTAGTACCTTACCAGGAATACATGAAATCCTCAATAATCCTGTGCGAGTAGATAGCATTCGAGATGTAAGAATTGAGGATTTACTCCGACGTGAACCTGTACAGACTAATATTGAGCGAGTTTTCCAATTTCTCCTAGGCAAGAAAGTACTAATTACAGGTTCAGGCGGATCAATTGGGAGTGAACTTTGCCGGCAAATTTTTCAATGTAGTCCCGCTGAAATTATCCTGATAGGACATGGAGAAAATTCTGTATTCAATATCCAACAAGAATTAGAACAACTTGCCCACGTATTGAAAACTGATAATAAAGGACAACGAAATACTCCCCGTATTTCTACATTCATTGCTGATATTCGCTTTCAGTCCCGATTAGAACACGCTTTTGAGCAATTTCAACCAGATGTTATTTTCCACGCAGCAGCTCACAAGCACGTCCCTTTAATGGAATTAAATCCAGCAGAAGCAATCACTAACAATGTGATAGGAACAAAAAATTTAATAGACCTAGCTCTGCAATATAATGTTAAACATTTTGTGATGATTTCCACAGACAAGGCTGTTAATCCCACCAATGTTATGGGTGCTAGTAAGAGAGTTGCAGAAATGTTGGTGTTACAAGCCGCCAAACAAAGTGGAAATCATTACGTCGCTGTGCGTTTTGGCAATGTTTTAGGCAGTCGAGGTAGTGTGGTTCCCACTTTCAAAAAACAAATTGCATCTGGTGGACCTGTCACAGTTACCCATCCCAATATCACCCGTTATTTTATGACTATCCCGGAAGCAGTTCAACTTGTTTTACAAGCTGCGGTAATTGGTCATGGTGGTGAAGTATTAATGATGAATATGGGTGAACCTGTGAAAATTGTGGACTTAGCAAAAGAACTCATTCATCTTTCGGGCTATGAAGTAAACAAAGACATTGACATTGTATTTACAGGGTTAAGACCTGGAGAAAAGTTATTTGAAGAATTGTTTATCGAAGGAGAGGAATACGAACAAACCCAACATAAAAAACTGTTCATTGTCAAAAATGCCAGTCGGATTATTCCTGAAAATTTAGCTATTAATGTAGAAGTCTTATGTAAAGCGGCAACAAAAAATGATGTTAATACTATCCTATTTTTGATGGAACAATTAGTGATAGGATATAGCCCTAAATACTTACAAAATAATATGGCAGTAAAATAA